A region of Saccharococcus thermophilus DNA encodes the following proteins:
- a CDS encoding Crp/Fnr family transcriptional regulator produces MLAAKTFNRRDRFDHLCELLRSAKSTIKIRKGTFLFQEGMAAAELYLILSGKVQMSKIGADGKEMCFRICGPGEIIGELTLFTSEPRYLLTAKVMEDGEVAAIKKDDLEKQLLTNPSLTYEYMQWVSTHARRTQTKFRDLIMYGKKGALYSTLIRMCNSYGVKLDSGSILIDLTLKNQDLANFCGTTRESVNRMLNALKQQGVLSIKKGKITIHDLDYLKKEIQCENCPVDICCIE; encoded by the coding sequence ATGCTTGCAGCCAAAACGTTCAACCGTCGGGACCGCTTTGACCATTTATGCGAATTGCTTCGTTCCGCCAAAAGTACCATCAAAATACGAAAAGGAACGTTTTTATTCCAAGAAGGAATGGCCGCCGCTGAACTATATCTTATTCTTTCGGGGAAAGTGCAGATGAGTAAAATTGGCGCTGACGGGAAAGAGATGTGTTTCCGTATTTGCGGTCCTGGAGAAATTATCGGAGAGCTAACATTGTTTACATCCGAACCGCGTTATTTGCTAACGGCAAAAGTAATGGAAGATGGCGAAGTAGCAGCCATTAAAAAAGATGATTTAGAGAAACAACTCTTAACCAATCCTTCCCTTACCTATGAATATATGCAATGGGTCAGCACGCATGCGCGACGGACACAAACAAAATTTCGCGATTTAATTATGTACGGCAAAAAAGGAGCGCTGTATTCTACGCTCATCCGCATGTGCAACAGCTACGGCGTCAAGTTGGATAGCGGAAGCATCCTCATCGACTTAACGCTGAAAAACCAAGACTTAGCCAACTTTTGCGGCACCACCCGCGAAAGCGTCAACCGTATGTTAAACGCGTTAAAGCAGCAAGGTGTTCTTTCCATTAAAAAAGGAAAAATTACAATCCATGACCTTGACTATTTAAAAAAGGAAATTCAATGTGAAAACTGTCCGGTGGATATTTGTTGCATTGAATAA
- the narI gene encoding respiratory nitrate reductase subunit gamma has product MSLLDQFLWVIYPYLMLTLFVVGHIYRYNTDQFGWSAKSSEFLESKRLRWGSILFHWGIIFVFFGHVAGILVPKPFYEAIGITDEMYHFGAVWFGGAAGAATVIGVLLLLWRRLSVRRIFRNSSKSDFLALFLLTIVILTGFTNTVGYTATGGTFDYRDTIGPWFRGILTFRPLPQLVSDAPLGFQIHIITALLLFGIWPFTRLVHVWSVPLTYLNRHYVVYRRMRAKKI; this is encoded by the coding sequence ATGAGTTTACTTGATCAATTTCTTTGGGTAATCTATCCGTATCTCATGCTTACGTTATTTGTCGTCGGTCATATTTACCGTTATAATACCGATCAATTTGGCTGGTCGGCGAAATCAAGCGAGTTTCTCGAAAGCAAACGGCTGCGATGGGGAAGCATTCTTTTTCATTGGGGAATTATATTTGTTTTTTTCGGGCACGTAGCTGGGATATTGGTGCCAAAACCATTTTATGAAGCAATCGGAATTACGGATGAGATGTATCACTTCGGGGCGGTTTGGTTCGGCGGCGCAGCCGGGGCCGCGACGGTCATTGGCGTTCTTTTGCTGCTATGGCGAAGATTAAGCGTTCGCCGTATTTTCCGCAACAGCAGCAAAAGTGATTTCCTTGCACTGTTTCTGTTAACCATCGTCATTTTAACGGGATTTACCAATACAGTAGGATATACTGCTACGGGCGGAACGTTTGACTATCGCGATACGATTGGCCCATGGTTCCGGGGCATTTTAACGTTTCGGCCGCTGCCGCAACTAGTAAGCGATGCCCCGTTAGGATTCCAAATTCATATTATTACCGCCTTATTGCTGTTTGGCATCTGGCCGTTTACCCGTCTTGTCCATGTTTGGAGCGTTCCGCTGACGTATTTAAATAGACATTATGTTGTATATCGCCGCATGCGTGCAAAGAAGATTTAA
- the narJ gene encoding nitrate reductase molybdenum cofactor assembly chaperone — protein MEEHRKIFKIASILLQYPEQDWMEDKQLFHEISSLGNESVRKLFLQFLDYLTTNEIETLCETYVNTFDFSDKTTMYLTYHLFGDQKERGQAFLKLKEEFRNAGFDLLDEELPDYLPVVLEFASVAPEEQAKKMLLIHKTTIDKIAEELKLANNPYYLVMDGCVTGIVSFLEEKKAS, from the coding sequence ATGGAAGAGCACCGGAAAATTTTTAAAATCGCTTCGATTTTGCTGCAGTACCCGGAACAAGATTGGATGGAAGATAAGCAATTGTTCCATGAAATTTCTTCATTAGGCAATGAAAGCGTCCGGAAACTGTTTCTGCAGTTTCTGGACTACTTAACAACAAACGAAATAGAGACGTTATGCGAAACATATGTGAATACGTTTGATTTTAGCGATAAAACCACAATGTATTTAACATACCATCTATTTGGCGATCAGAAAGAGCGCGGCCAAGCCTTTTTAAAACTAAAAGAGGAGTTTCGCAACGCCGGTTTTGATCTTTTGGACGAGGAGCTGCCAGACTATTTGCCAGTCGTTTTAGAATTTGCGTCTGTCGCTCCCGAAGAGCAGGCAAAGAAGATGCTTCTCATTCATAAAACAACCATTGATAAAATTGCGGAGGAACTAAAGTTAGCGAATAATCCGTATTATCTTGTCATGGATGGCTGTGTAACCGGGATCGTTTCATTTTTAGAGGAGAAAAAAGCCTCTTAA
- the narH gene encoding nitrate reductase subunit beta, which translates to MRIRAQFGMVMNLDKCIGCHTCSITCNNTWTNRPGAEYMWWNNVETKPGIGYPKEWENQDLRKGGWVLKDGKLELRAGGRVNKLLNIFYNPDMTPIDDYYEPWTYDYENLINSPEKQHQPVARPKSQLTGEYMEITWGPNWEDDLAGVYETGKRDPNIKGIEEKVKFEFEQTFMMYLPRICEHCLNPPCVSSCPSGAIYKRDEDGIVLVDHDACRSWRFCMTGCPYKKVYFNWKTHKAEKCTFCFPRIETGQPTICSETCVGRLRYIGIVFYDLDKVEAAASVKDEKDLYQAHLDVFLNPYDPEVIKAAREAGYTDDWIEAAQRSPVYKLAVEQKIALPLHPEYRTLPMVWYIPPLSPIMGAFDGGLDDINAHVIFPAIDQMRIPIEYLANLLAAGDTEVIRTVLKKMVAMRSYMRAVNLGKEPDKSILDKVGMDEHTVKEMYKLSAVAKYSDRYVIPSSHREKADNMFYGQGAAGYEFMESCSGCSGYDAENFHQFYWSDVDGRAPENF; encoded by the coding sequence TTGAGGATTAGGGCACAATTTGGGATGGTGATGAATTTAGATAAATGCATCGGCTGCCATACGTGCAGCATTACCTGCAATAATACGTGGACGAATCGTCCCGGAGCGGAGTACATGTGGTGGAATAACGTAGAAACAAAACCGGGAATCGGTTACCCGAAAGAGTGGGAAAATCAAGATTTACGTAAAGGCGGCTGGGTGCTCAAAGACGGGAAGCTCGAGCTGCGTGCCGGCGGCCGGGTGAATAAACTGTTAAATATTTTCTACAATCCGGACATGACCCCGATTGACGATTATTATGAGCCTTGGACATATGACTATGAAAATTTAATTAACAGCCCGGAAAAACAACATCAGCCTGTCGCCAGACCAAAATCGCAGCTGACAGGCGAATATATGGAAATTACGTGGGGGCCGAACTGGGAAGACGATTTGGCGGGAGTATATGAAACAGGAAAACGCGATCCGAACATAAAAGGCATTGAAGAGAAAGTAAAGTTCGAATTTGAGCAAACGTTTATGATGTATTTGCCGCGTATTTGCGAGCATTGCTTAAACCCGCCTTGTGTTTCCTCCTGTCCATCGGGAGCCATTTATAAACGGGATGAAGACGGCATTGTGCTCGTTGACCATGATGCGTGCCGAAGCTGGCGTTTTTGTATGACGGGCTGTCCGTATAAAAAAGTGTATTTTAATTGGAAAACACATAAAGCGGAAAAATGTACATTTTGTTTTCCGCGCATTGAGACCGGTCAGCCGACGATCTGTTCAGAAACATGCGTCGGGCGGCTCCGCTATATCGGCATTGTTTTTTATGACTTAGATAAAGTGGAGGCTGCTGCTTCGGTTAAGGATGAAAAAGATTTATATCAAGCCCACTTAGATGTATTTCTTAATCCGTATGATCCGGAAGTGATCAAAGCGGCGCGTGAAGCAGGATATACCGATGATTGGATTGAAGCGGCACAGCGCTCCCCGGTTTATAAATTGGCGGTGGAACAAAAAATTGCGCTTCCGCTTCATCCTGAGTATCGCACATTGCCAATGGTTTGGTATATTCCGCCGCTAAGCCCAATCATGGGAGCATTTGACGGCGGATTGGACGACATTAATGCTCACGTCATTTTTCCAGCGATTGATCAAATGCGCATTCCGATTGAATATTTGGCGAACTTGCTTGCAGCAGGAGATACGGAAGTGATTCGCACGGTGTTGAAAAAAATGGTGGCGATGCGAAGTTATATGCGCGCCGTGAACTTAGGGAAAGAACCGGATAAGAGCATATTAGATAAAGTGGGAATGGATGAACATACGGTGAAAGAAATGTATAAGCTTTCCGCTGTTGCGAAATATTCCGACCGCTATGTGATTCCATCTTCGCATCGCGAGAAGGCAGACAATATGTTTTACGGACAAGGAGCAGCCGGTTATGAATTTATGGAATCTTGTTCCGGCTGTTCGGGATATGACGCGGAAAACTTTCATCAATTTTATTGGAGTGATGTCGATGGAAGAGCACCGGAAAATTTTTAA
- a CDS encoding nitrate reductase subunit alpha, with translation MNKKPSPLLRKLKYFGKSEKTAGHAEVSPYGRDSEKVYRRRWQHDKVVRTTHGVNCTGSCSWRVHVKDGIIAWETQQTDYPTTGPDMPEYEPRGCPRGASFSWYTYSPLRVRYPYVRGPLLKLWREALKQEGDPVSAWKSIVEDREKAKRYKSARGKGGFIRANWDEVNTMIAASLIYTIQKHGPDRIFGFSPIPAMSMVSYAAGARFLNLIGGAMLSFYDWYADLPPASPQIWGEQTDVPESSDWFNSSYMIVWGSNLPQTRTPDAHFYVEARYRGTKVVAVSPDYAEFVKFADNWLPVQPGMDGALAMAMTHVILKEFYVDRQTDYFTNYVKRYTDLPFLVTLKKHGDDYVADRFLRASDIGMPLRYAQWKAVVWDEKSKTFAVPNGTMGHRWENNGNWNLQLNDMDNKRIGLDPALTFLGKEDDIVTIKIPHFEVEKKTVLERGVPVKAIKKNGNTLYVTTVFDLLLAKTGVFRGLPGDYPVDYNDPKPYTPAWQEAITGIDRNTAAQIAREFAQNAIDSKGRSMIVMGSGINHWYHSDAIYRAILNLVLLTGSQGVNGGGWAHYVGQEKVRPLEGWQTIAMARDWGGPPRLQNGTSFFYFVTEQWKYEDQKMDEHISPLFDQPRYQHGGDYNYLAVRLGWLPSYPQFNTNSITLVEKANAKTNEEVIQYVVNEIKQGNITFAIENPSDPINFPRVMFVWRANLIGSSAKGHEYFLKHLLGTHHANLSGQNDELKTSEIVWDEDAPEGKLDLMVNIDFRMNGTGLYSDIVLPAATWYEKYDISSTDMHPFVHPFNPAIAPPWEAKSDWDFFKGLAKTFSEMAKHYFSAPVQDVVATPLLHDTPDEIAQPFGIVNDWKEGAGDPVPGVNFPRLHIVERDYAEVYNKFVALGPVVRERIGAKGLSWNANEEYKWLLDTAGSSSLTGPYKDCPSLLTDRDAAEAILALSSATNGSLALKAWGEMERKTMQKLKDLVEERAEEHITFQAITSQPRQVLTTPVFSGSETGNRRYSPFTTNVERLIPWRTLTGRQHFYLDHELMLEFGEELPTFKAPLRKLAFYEQDHRPKASGKEIALRYLTPHFKWSYHSTYWDNLLMLTMFRGGPHVWMNKDDAEEAGIADNDWIEMYNRNGVVVARAVVSHRLPRGVAFMYHVQDRYMNVPGSPISKLRGGTFNSPTRIHVKPTQMIGGYAQLSYGFNYYGPTGNQRDEQVIIRKLKKEEVNWLED, from the coding sequence ATGAATAAGAAACCTTCACCGCTGTTAAGAAAGCTAAAGTATTTTGGCAAATCCGAAAAAACCGCTGGTCATGCCGAGGTATCGCCGTATGGACGCGATTCGGAAAAAGTGTACCGCCGTCGTTGGCAGCATGACAAAGTAGTTCGTACAACCCATGGAGTGAATTGTACCGGTTCCTGCAGCTGGAGGGTGCATGTGAAAGACGGCATTATTGCTTGGGAAACACAACAAACAGACTATCCGACAACAGGTCCGGATATGCCGGAATATGAACCGCGAGGCTGTCCAAGAGGAGCAAGTTTTTCTTGGTATACATATAGCCCGCTAAGAGTTCGCTATCCGTATGTGCGCGGACCGCTTTTAAAGCTATGGAGGGAAGCGTTAAAACAAGAAGGCGACCCTGTTTCTGCCTGGAAATCGATCGTGGAAGACCGTGAGAAGGCAAAACGGTATAAAAGCGCACGTGGAAAAGGCGGATTTATCCGCGCAAATTGGGATGAAGTCAACACGATGATCGCCGCTTCGCTGATTTACACCATTCAAAAGCACGGTCCGGACCGTATTTTCGGCTTTTCTCCTATCCCGGCGATGTCGATGGTGAGCTATGCCGCCGGTGCGAGATTTTTGAATTTAATCGGCGGGGCTATGCTTAGTTTTTATGATTGGTATGCCGATCTTCCGCCTGCTTCCCCGCAAATATGGGGAGAACAGACGGATGTTCCTGAGAGCTCCGATTGGTTCAACTCTAGCTATATGATTGTGTGGGGATCGAACTTGCCGCAGACGCGTACTCCGGATGCCCATTTTTACGTAGAGGCGCGCTATCGGGGAACGAAAGTGGTAGCTGTGAGCCCGGATTATGCGGAGTTTGTTAAATTTGCCGACAACTGGCTTCCTGTTCAGCCGGGAATGGACGGGGCGCTGGCGATGGCCATGACGCACGTCATTTTAAAAGAATTTTATGTCGATCGGCAAACGGATTACTTTACAAATTATGTGAAAAGATATACGGATTTGCCGTTTTTAGTTACGCTTAAAAAACATGGAGACGATTATGTGGCAGACCGCTTTTTACGGGCAAGCGACATTGGCATGCCGCTGCGTTACGCACAATGGAAGGCGGTCGTATGGGATGAAAAGTCAAAGACTTTTGCCGTGCCAAACGGAACGATGGGGCATCGGTGGGAAAATAACGGGAATTGGAATTTGCAGCTCAATGACATGGACAATAAACGAATCGGCCTCGATCCGGCATTAACGTTTTTAGGAAAAGAAGATGATATTGTTACGATTAAAATTCCGCATTTTGAAGTAGAAAAAAAGACGGTGCTGGAACGCGGCGTTCCTGTAAAAGCAATCAAGAAAAACGGAAATACGCTGTATGTAACGACCGTTTTTGATTTATTGCTGGCCAAAACCGGTGTTTTCCGCGGACTGCCGGGTGATTATCCTGTCGATTATAATGATCCGAAACCGTATACACCGGCATGGCAGGAAGCGATTACTGGCATTGATCGAAACACGGCGGCGCAAATCGCGCGCGAATTTGCGCAAAACGCGATCGATTCGAAAGGTCGTTCGATGATTGTCATGGGCTCGGGCATCAACCATTGGTATCATTCTGATGCCATCTACCGTGCGATTTTAAACCTTGTTTTGTTAACGGGTTCGCAAGGAGTAAATGGTGGTGGATGGGCGCATTATGTCGGACAGGAAAAAGTGCGGCCGCTGGAAGGCTGGCAGACGATTGCGATGGCGCGCGACTGGGGAGGACCGCCGCGTCTGCAAAACGGAACATCGTTTTTCTATTTTGTAACAGAGCAGTGGAAATACGAAGATCAAAAGATGGACGAACATATTTCTCCGTTGTTTGATCAGCCGCGTTATCAGCATGGCGGCGACTATAACTATTTAGCGGTTCGTTTAGGCTGGCTTCCGTCTTACCCGCAGTTTAATACGAACAGCATCACGCTAGTGGAAAAGGCGAACGCAAAGACAAACGAAGAAGTGATTCAATATGTGGTCAATGAAATCAAACAAGGAAATATCACGTTTGCGATCGAAAATCCGTCCGACCCGATCAACTTTCCGAGAGTGATGTTTGTTTGGCGCGCCAATTTGATCGGCAGCTCGGCAAAAGGCCATGAATACTTTTTAAAACATTTGTTAGGGACGCATCACGCAAATTTAAGCGGGCAAAACGACGAGCTAAAGACGAGCGAAATCGTTTGGGATGAGGATGCGCCCGAAGGAAAGCTCGATTTAATGGTAAACATCGATTTTCGCATGAACGGAACAGGGCTGTATTCCGATATCGTCCTCCCGGCAGCCACCTGGTATGAAAAATATGATATCAGCAGCACCGATATGCATCCGTTTGTGCATCCGTTTAATCCAGCGATTGCCCCGCCGTGGGAAGCGAAATCAGATTGGGATTTCTTTAAAGGATTAGCGAAAACATTTTCGGAAATGGCGAAACACTATTTTTCCGCGCCAGTCCAAGATGTCGTTGCAACGCCGCTTTTGCATGATACACCAGATGAAATCGCCCAGCCGTTTGGAATCGTGAACGATTGGAAAGAAGGAGCGGGCGACCCGGTTCCGGGGGTGAATTTTCCGCGTCTTCACATCGTGGAAAGGGATTATGCCGAAGTGTACAACAAATTTGTGGCTCTCGGCCCGGTGGTTCGGGAACGAATCGGAGCGAAAGGGCTCAGCTGGAACGCCAATGAAGAATACAAATGGCTGCTTGATACAGCCGGTTCTTCCTCGCTGACAGGGCCGTATAAAGATTGTCCAAGCCTGTTGACCGACCGTGACGCCGCGGAGGCGATATTGGCGTTATCGAGCGCGACAAACGGTTCGCTGGCGCTGAAAGCTTGGGGAGAGATGGAAAGAAAGACGATGCAAAAGCTAAAAGATTTAGTGGAAGAACGGGCGGAAGAGCACATTACGTTCCAAGCGATTACATCACAGCCGCGTCAAGTGTTGACGACTCCTGTATTTAGCGGGAGCGAAACAGGAAACCGGCGGTACTCCCCGTTTACAACCAATGTCGAGCGGCTTATTCCATGGCGGACGTTAACGGGAAGGCAGCATTTTTACCTTGACCATGAGTTAATGCTGGAGTTTGGTGAGGAATTGCCGACGTTTAAAGCACCATTGCGAAAACTGGCTTTCTATGAACAAGACCATCGTCCGAAGGCAAGCGGCAAAGAAATTGCGCTTCGCTATTTAACGCCGCACTTTAAATGGTCGTACCACAGCACTTACTGGGATAACCTGCTGATGTTAACGATGTTTCGCGGCGGACCGCATGTATGGATGAATAAAGATGACGCGGAAGAAGCAGGCATTGCTGATAACGATTGGATTGAAATGTATAACCGCAACGGTGTTGTCGTCGCACGGGCGGTTGTCAGCCACCGGCTGCCGCGCGGAGTCGCGTTTATGTATCACGTGCAAGACCGTTATATGAATGTTCCGGGTTCGCCAATCAGCAAACTTCGCGGCGGAACGTTTAACAGCCCGACGCGCATTCATGTAAAACCGACACAAATGATTGGCGGTTATGCGCAATTAAGCTATGGCTTCAACTATTATGGTCCAACAGGAAACCAACGGGATGAACAAGTCATTATTCGCAAACTTAAAAAAGAGGAAGTGAACTGGCTTGAGGATTAG
- a CDS encoding hemerythrin domain-containing protein, which produces MSGPSLKKLEAHRSIHNGAFIEAKHLTELLEKLYNDGRQEHLGEVADALVEHWEKRVIAHAQAEEEGFYQEKVEEDHHLFEKVAMLKRDHDLMRYLIEEVKQLLAQRIDQDVLTRFHALLHINRMHSDDEEKFLF; this is translated from the coding sequence ATGAGTGGCCCTTCCTTAAAGAAATTAGAGGCTCATCGTTCCATTCATAACGGCGCATTTATCGAGGCAAAACATCTGACTGAGTTGCTTGAGAAGCTATATAACGATGGGCGTCAGGAGCATCTTGGCGAGGTTGCCGACGCGCTTGTGGAACATTGGGAAAAGAGAGTCATTGCCCATGCGCAAGCAGAGGAAGAAGGATTTTATCAAGAAAAAGTAGAGGAAGACCATCATTTGTTTGAAAAAGTGGCGATGTTAAAGCGTGACCATGACTTAATGAGATATTTGATTGAAGAAGTGAAACAATTATTAGCGCAACGAATTGATCAAGACGTACTCACCCGATTTCATGCGCTTTTGCATATTAACCGTATGCATAGTGACGACGAAGAAAAATTTTTATTTTAG
- a CDS encoding multicopper oxidase domain-containing protein: MLNYSKGKIYKAWTFNGQAPGPLIVVNEGDTLHFTLKNMDPAMPHSMDFHAVHASPSKDFADVMPNKSGTFTYPANNPGVFMYHCGTKPVLAHIANGMHGMIIVKPKSGYPTDKEVDREFVLIQNEWYKYNDMDDFQNGVPSYVVFSTKALKAGDRNTNGDTFTLKEKPLVAKVGDKVRIYIENVGPNEVSSFHVVGTVLDDVYIDGNPNNHLKGLQTVMLPASGGAVVEFTVTRPGSYSIVSHQFNQAQKGAVAILKVTETGEDDGAETNGH, from the coding sequence TTGCTCAACTACAGTAAAGGAAAAATCTATAAAGCATGGACGTTCAACGGTCAAGCACCTGGACCGCTCATTGTTGTCAATGAAGGAGATACGCTCCATTTTACGTTAAAAAATATGGACCCAGCGATGCCCCATAGCATGGATTTCCACGCCGTCCACGCTTCGCCGTCGAAAGATTTTGCCGACGTCATGCCGAATAAATCGGGAACGTTTACGTACCCAGCGAATAACCCAGGCGTATTTATGTACCATTGCGGCACGAAGCCGGTGCTCGCCCATATCGCCAACGGCATGCACGGGATGATTATCGTCAAGCCGAAAAGCGGCTATCCGACCGATAAAGAAGTGGACCGCGAATTTGTCTTAATCCAAAACGAGTGGTACAAGTATAATGACATGGATGATTTCCAAAACGGGGTACCAAGCTATGTTGTTTTTTCGACAAAAGCGTTAAAAGCAGGCGATCGAAATACGAACGGAGATACATTTACGCTAAAAGAGAAGCCGCTCGTTGCCAAAGTTGGCGACAAAGTCAGAATTTATATCGAAAATGTTGGTCCGAACGAAGTCAGCTCATTCCATGTCGTTGGAACCGTTTTGGATGATGTCTATATCGATGGTAATCCAAACAACCATCTAAAAGGTTTGCAGACAGTGATGCTTCCGGCGAGCGGCGGCGCAGTCGTTGAGTTTACCGTTACACGTCCAGGCAGCTACTCGATCGTCTCCCACCAGTTCAACCAAGCGCAAAAAGGAGCGGTAGCGATATTAAAAGTAACGGAAACAGGTGAAGATGACGGCGCAGAAACAAATGGACATTAA
- a CDS encoding IS701 family transposase — protein sequence MNRLAHHQGIHKFFTMLGLALYFSKPVMKHLVHIVDALTTKGFAGTLTDLHHWSFHPNHRTTLSHFFTKSPWDEETLLRKLQQWMLRRVERIAKQESQPLFVSIDDTICQKTKPSSQATHAIQGCDWHYSHTEKKSIWGHSLVWLMVHTMTQAFPFAFRLYDKAAGKSKGELAIEMLSSLDVHRPVYVLMDSWYPSQTLVEACLKKGFHVIAMLKANRLLYPKGIAVQVREFARYIEPKDTHLVTVGEERYRVYRYEGSLKGLDDAVVLLAWKADQPMTSEHLHCVLSTDRDLSDEEILRYYAQRWSIECFFRQAKDQLKLDGYRVRGRRAVKRYWILVQLAYVYSMFESNSDFSDGLDLLRKRKGHSLVEFIYRAAKQNIPIDTVKKQLHVA from the coding sequence ATGAATAGATTAGCACATCATCAAGGAATCCACAAGTTTTTCACGATGTTGGGGTTGGCCCTTTATTTTTCAAAACCTGTCATGAAGCATCTCGTTCATATCGTGGATGCGCTGACCACCAAAGGATTTGCGGGAACATTGACCGATCTTCATCATTGGAGCTTTCATCCGAACCACCGCACGACACTCAGCCATTTTTTCACGAAAAGCCCTTGGGATGAAGAGACGCTGCTTCGCAAACTTCAACAGTGGATGCTTCGTCGTGTCGAACGCATCGCCAAACAGGAGAGTCAACCCCTTTTTGTTTCGATCGATGATACGATTTGCCAAAAAACCAAGCCTTCGTCACAGGCAACGCACGCCATTCAAGGGTGTGATTGGCACTATTCTCACACAGAGAAAAAGTCGATCTGGGGACATTCTCTCGTTTGGCTCATGGTTCATACGATGACCCAGGCTTTTCCCTTTGCGTTCCGCCTCTACGACAAGGCGGCTGGGAAAAGCAAGGGGGAACTCGCGATCGAGATGCTTTCTTCTTTGGATGTACACCGTCCTGTTTATGTGCTGATGGACTCTTGGTATCCATCGCAAACGCTCGTGGAAGCTTGTCTGAAAAAGGGATTCCACGTAATCGCAATGCTCAAGGCCAATCGGCTTCTTTATCCAAAAGGCATTGCGGTTCAGGTGAGGGAGTTTGCCCGCTACATCGAACCGAAAGACACTCACCTCGTCACGGTGGGAGAAGAGCGTTATCGGGTTTATCGCTACGAAGGCTCTCTCAAAGGTCTCGATGATGCCGTGGTGCTGCTCGCTTGGAAAGCCGATCAGCCGATGACATCGGAACATCTTCACTGCGTCTTGAGCACCGACCGGGATCTAAGCGATGAAGAGATCTTGCGCTACTATGCCCAGCGTTGGTCGATCGAATGTTTTTTCCGTCAAGCGAAAGACCAGCTGAAACTCGATGGATACCGCGTTCGCGGACGTCGGGCGGTGAAACGCTACTGGATCTTGGTGCAGCTTGCTTACGTGTACAGCATGTTCGAGTCGAACAGCGATTTTTCTGATGGGCTCGATCTTCTGCGCAAGAGAAAAGGACATAGCCTCGTGGAGTTCATTTACCGTGCAGCGAAACAAAATATTCCCATTGATACCGTGAAAAAACAGCTCCACGTGGCATAA
- a CDS encoding MFS transporter: protein MNKQKALLPITTLAMTFAFAVWAVFSPLANTFQEMYGLTSTQKSILVAIPVLLGSVMRIPLGIWTDRIGGRRLFSLLLLFLIIPLIGAGFANSYAMLMFWAFFIGMAGTSFAISVTFVSRLTPPEKQGTALGINAMGNIGTAVASFSVPSIAAAFGVKWAFWGMIIPVVIMLLLVWFFTPDMPKPKQQKTMLDSLSVLKYKHTWTLSLFYFVTFGAFVAFGIYLPSLLIDLYGLTPVDAGLRAAGFTVIATLARPIGGNLGDKIGAERVLTFVYAGITIGALVIAFGMENMFVMTAACLFIAIMAGLGNGAVFKLVPQLFPAETGAVTGIVGAWGGLGGFFPPILMGMVKDATGSYMLGFILLSLFALICFLLNRMVFGKKVGEPANPYIS, encoded by the coding sequence ATGAATAAGCAAAAAGCACTTTTACCAATCACAACATTGGCGATGACGTTTGCGTTTGCCGTATGGGCTGTATTTTCTCCGTTGGCGAATACATTCCAAGAAATGTACGGACTAACATCGACACAAAAAAGCATTTTAGTTGCGATCCCGGTGCTGCTTGGTTCTGTCATGCGCATTCCGCTTGGAATTTGGACGGATCGGATTGGTGGTAGACGATTGTTTTCGCTGTTGTTATTGTTTTTGATTATTCCGCTAATTGGAGCGGGTTTTGCTAATTCGTATGCCATGTTAATGTTTTGGGCGTTCTTCATCGGAATGGCAGGGACGTCGTTTGCCATTTCTGTTACGTTCGTATCGCGCTTAACACCGCCAGAAAAACAAGGAACAGCGCTCGGTATTAACGCGATGGGCAATATTGGAACAGCGGTGGCAAGCTTTTCGGTTCCTTCGATCGCGGCAGCGTTTGGAGTGAAATGGGCGTTTTGGGGAATGATTATCCCAGTTGTCATCATGCTCCTTCTTGTTTGGTTCTTTACTCCGGATATGCCAAAGCCTAAGCAGCAAAAAACGATGCTCGATTCGTTATCTGTGTTGAAATATAAACATACGTGGACTTTATCGCTCTTTTATTTCGTTACATTCGGAGCATTCGTCGCATTCGGCATTTATTTGCCATCGCTGCTCATTGATTTATATGGTTTAACTCCGGTTGATGCGGGTCTTCGCGCTGCTGGTTTCACTGTTATTGCGACACTGGCAAGACCAATTGGCGGAAACCTTGGCGATAAAATCGGTGCCGAACGGGTATTGACTTTCGTTTATGCCGGAATTACGATTGGAGCGCTTGTCATTGCGTTTGGAATGGAAAATATGTTTGTGATGACAGCTGCTTGCCTGTTTATTGCAATTATGGCTGGTTTAGGAAACGGTGCGGTGTTTAAACTCGTCCCGCAGCTGTTCCCGGCGGAAACAGGTGCCGTCACCGGTATCGTTGGCGCATGGGGCGGACTTGGCGGCTTTTTCCCACCGATTTTGATGGGAATGGTGAAAGATGCTACTGGTTCTTACATGCTCGGGTTTATTCTGCTCAGTTTGTTTGCTCTCATTTGCTTCCTGCTCAACCGCATGGTTTTCGGGAAAAAAGTGGGCGAACCGGCAAATCCATATATATCGTAA